The proteins below are encoded in one region of Trichocoleus desertorum ATA4-8-CV12:
- a CDS encoding NYN domain-containing protein: MLNNLESSTVFTPEQVLENRGRVAIFIDGSNLFYAALQLGIEIDYTKLLCRLTAGSRLLRSFFYTGVDRTNEKQQGFLLWMRRNGYRVISKDLVQLPDGSKKANLDVEIAVDMMALVSSYDTAVLVSGDGDLAYAVNSVSYRGVRVEVVSLRSMTSDSLINVADRYIDLDNIKEDIQKTPRQSYTYRPLSSIGVVEEPEER; encoded by the coding sequence ATGTTGAACAATTTAGAAAGTAGCACTGTATTCACGCCGGAGCAGGTTTTAGAAAATCGGGGCCGTGTTGCCATTTTTATTGATGGCTCTAACTTGTTTTATGCCGCATTGCAGTTAGGGATCGAAATTGATTACACCAAGCTGCTTTGCCGTCTGACAGCGGGTTCGCGCTTACTTCGCTCCTTTTTCTATACAGGGGTCGATCGCACAAACGAAAAACAACAAGGTTTTTTGCTTTGGATGCGGCGTAACGGCTATCGCGTGATCTCTAAAGACTTGGTGCAGCTACCCGATGGTTCTAAAAAAGCCAACTTGGATGTTGAAATCGCTGTAGACATGATGGCTTTGGTTTCTTCTTACGACACAGCGGTTTTGGTCAGTGGGGATGGCGACTTAGCGTACGCTGTTAATTCAGTCAGTTACCGAGGGGTACGGGTTGAGGTCGTGAGCCTGCGCTCCATGACCAGTGATAGCTTGATCAATGTGGCCGATCGCTATATTGATCTCGACAACATTAAGGAAGATATCCAAAAAACACCTCGACAAAGCTACACCTATCGCCCTCTTTCTAGCATTGGAGTCGTTGAGGAGCCCGAAGAACGGTAA